From a single Columba livia isolate bColLiv1 breed racing homer chromosome 15, bColLiv1.pat.W.v2, whole genome shotgun sequence genomic region:
- the PSMG3 gene encoding proteasome assembly chaperone 3: MEGGRGKALLPPRRGGPGPAAAAPGAAMEAGPIVTSKQREAVVCGVPTEVVCTAFSNSVLVVVTQYGKMGTIVYVDPSTVGDGVGRPSLTTKVLLGKDEPLVHVCAKNLVAFVSQEAGNKPVLLAMALKDKTMEGIQALREVIRSCQVW, translated from the exons atggagggagggagggggaaggcgCTGCTTccgccgcggcggggcgggcctGGGCCTGcagcggcggcgccgggcgcGG CGATGGAAGCGGGTCCCATCGTGACGTCCAAGCAGCGCGAGGCCGTGGTGTGCGGGGTCCCCACCGAGGTGGTGTGCACGGCCTTCTCCAACTCCGTCCTCGTGGTGGTCACACAGTACGGCAAGATGGGGACGATCGTCTACGTGGACCCCAGCACGGTCGGGGACGGCGTGGGCAGACCCTCGCTCACCACAAAGGTGCTGCTGGGCAAGGATGAG ccCCTCGTCCATGTTTGTGCCAAAAACCTGGTGGCGTTCGTGTCTCAGGAAGCCGGGAACAAGCCCGTTCTTCTGGCCATGGCTTTAAAGGACAAGACCATGGAAGGAATACAAGCTCTCCGGGAAGTGATCCGAAGTTGCCAAGTGTGGTGA